In Hyla sarda isolate aHylSar1 chromosome 1 unlocalized genomic scaffold, aHylSar1.hap1 SUPER_1_unloc_3, whole genome shotgun sequence, the genomic window TACAGTCATTCTGGAGCTTCTGCTACATGGACCTCTAGAGAGATCCTTGGAATAATACCCATGTGGACTGGGGTTACTGGAGATGGTTTTCTAATGCCGGAACgtttactggtggagaattcagaGTAATAAGGAGGGTTGGAAACTGTAGTCAGAAACGGAATCACACTCGAGGATGAATTCACGGCGTTGTTACAGGCAAACTCCGCCCAAGGGTAACCGGTCCGAAATATAGAAGAGCAGAAATTACTCCAAGACCTGATTAAAACGTTCCATGGTAACATTAGATTGTGGGTTGTGGGGCGAGGAGAAGAAAAGCTTGATACCCATTTATCCCAAAAACTCAGTAGGAGGAGCGGCTCTAATCCAATACTGAACAATTAGTTTTCTGGCCAATCCCAGAGGGCTCCGCTCCACATCCTAGAAGACCCAACAGGCAAGTTATAGGCTCCAATAGATAAACCCGTACACTGTATGAATGAGCAGTATCAGGAACTTACAGAGGAGATTCCCAAACCATATGGAACAAGTGGGCAGCCAGATAGCCGCACCTCGTCTGTCCgacctatttatttattaatcccagagaaaaaacctacaaaaaactacagctcatggcgcaaacAATAAACCCTAATACAGATCCGtaagtggaaaaatataaaagttatagaggtcagaacagGAGCAGAGCTTAGAGCGGTGAGAATGGGGCCCCCAACAGGCAGGTGACAGTAGTACATATAGGGCTATAATACGGTCAGCAGGTATGACTGGTATGAGACAGGGCATCAgctttaggttatgttcacaccacagaattctgcaggaatattccACACGGACACTAAGCTGCAGCAGAGTCCGCTTGATTTCCATAagattttagtatatgtgctgtcGAGGCGACTTCtataagattctgctgcactgtgcacacgacgGAAAGTCCAGatagacttgtttattctttctgcagattccgctcagaaatgagACGACCATCGGATCCTTCAAATCTGCGGAATGTCGCCCGTGTTTTCTGGGTgttcattccgcacattttcagcCATTTGAACCCGTCCTTAGTGTTCTTAGTGCCAAGAAGAAAGGAGACACATAATAAAatggggagaagaagaagaagagagcccACCTATCCTGTCCTAGAGATAAACATTTGGCTGCAGGGAGGTAAATGAAGTGTTTGTGATCCATAAGAATTAGAATAGGTCCGGTAGTACCCACAGACAAGTGCGGCCACTCCTTGAGGGACAAATGATGGCCACTGAGGAAAGTTTCCTGGTAATAAAGCTATAAGGATAAAATGGTCTCTCTGGGGTAGGAAGGTGAGACACCTATTCTGTCTCAGACGCATCGTATGAACGGGAAAGCTGGGTTGTGGTGACCCAGGATGGGAGCTGTGGTGACGGCAGCTTTCAGGGTGGAAAACGTTTGTGACCTTCGTGAAAttcacatttctccagtttgtaaTACAGAACAATCTCTCGCAACGTAGCAATGCAGCTAAAGATTACAGCGCCGGAACTCTGCATATACTACACGGATgtgagtaagtgacccctctttgtaaagtTGTTTACCCCACTATAACCCCGTATATTGGCTTTAGTGTGGAGAACAAGGGGTCAGATTCTCTATAAGTTACTTTGGATAAGACTGTAATGTGATTGTggccccacagtgctctctgctgacacctctgtccaggtcaggaactgtccacagcagaagcaaatcctcatagcgaacctctcctgctctgaccagtttctgacatgaacagaggtgtcagcagagagcagtgtggtcagactggaaaaaactagacaactccctctggagcatacagcagctgatgagtactggaatgattaagatttttaaatataagtaatgaaCAATACTGATGAATTTCGAGAACCAGTagattaaaataattaatttccatcggagtacccctttaaacaaaattccatataaaattaTTAGTCAGTGACTGAGCAGAATCTGTGACttttactactcacctgggcagTTCCCTGTAGGAATTTCCTTCTCattctgctcatcaccgctcaaatctgtctcttcttcttcttcctttatgtctgtagcattaatatagatcagatctttccctgtaggaatgtcctccttatactgcttatcACCGCTCacgtctgtctcttcttcctttatgtctgtagcattaatatagatcagatctttccctgtaggaatgtcctccttatactgctcatcaccgctcacgtctgtctcttcttcctttatgtctgtagcattaatatagataagatctttctctgtaggaatgtcctccttatactgctcatcactgctcacatctgtctctgaagcattaatattgttcagatcttctcCCTGACTCATAAAATATggaagaaatatagtaaaagtcatcaaacagtaggagaagtcacgtgtgatgttatagatgagcaggagatgaggagtcatggagggtgaggagactgaccacaagagcttcacagcccttctacagatcatagggaatatctccatctacctgatcatcctgtggaagaagatggcggggacacctctctggtgctgttctcttactggatctgactgtagggaacacatacagagactgaattcattctttacatacaaataatgagaggacgtgagtatatagtcatgtctattacctggtgatgtgaggggctgctgatcctccatcatgacctgatccttgtactgatccttgtgtccttctacatactcccactcctccatggagaaatagaccgccacgtcctgacaccttataggaacctgacacacaatgatacagtcatcaccccgacccctccagtggtgttactgtataatgtcccagcattcccagcagtgtcacctctccagtcatcaccagacccctccattactgtataatgtcccagcagtgtcacctctccagtcatcaccagacccctccattactgtataatgtcccagcagggtcacctctccagtcatcaccagacccctccattactgtataatgtcccagcagtgtcacctctccagtcatcaccagacccctccattactgtataatgtcccagcagtgtcacctctccagtcatcaccagatccctccattactgtataatgtcccagcattcccagcagtgtcacctctccagtcatcaccagacccctccattactgtataatgtcccagcagtgtcacctctccagtcatcaccagacccctccattactgtataatgtcccagtattcccagcagtgtcacctctccagttatcaccagacccctccattactgtataatgtcccagcagtgtcacctcttcagtcatcaccagacccctccattactgtataatgtcccagcagtgtcacctctccagtcatcaccagacccctccattactgtataatgtcccagcagtgtcacctctccagtcatcaccagacccctccattactgtataatgtcccagcagtgtcacctctccagtcatcaccagactcctccattactgtataatgtcccagcagtgtcacctctccagtcatcaccagacccctccattactgtataatgtcccagcagtgtcacctctccagtcatcaccagactcctccattaccgtataatgtctcagcagtgtcacctctccagtcatcaccagacccctccattactgtataatgtcccagcagtgtcacctctccagtcatcaccagacccctccattactgtataatgtcccagcagtgtcacctctccagtcatcaccagacccctccattactgtataatgtcccagcagtgtcatctcttcagtcatcaccagacccctccattactgtataatgtcccagcagtgtcacctctccagtcatcactagacccctccattactgtataatgtcccagcattcccagcagtgtcacctcttcagtcatcaccagacccctccattactgtataatgtcccagcagtgtcacctctccagtcatcaccagaccccttcattactgtataatgtcccagcagtgtcacctctccagtcatcaccagacccctccattactgtataatgtcccagcagtgtcacctctccagtcatcaccagactcctccattaccgtataatgtcccagcagtgtcacctctccagtcatcaccagacccctccattactgtataatgtcccagcagtgtcacctctccagtcatcaccagacccctccattactgtataatgtcccagcagtgtcacctctccagtcatcaccagacccctccattcctgtataatgtcccagcagtgtcacctctccaatcatcaccagacccctccagtggtgttactgtataatgtcccagcagagtcacttctccagtcatcaccagacccctccattactgtataatgtcccagcagtgtcacctctccagtcatcaccagacccctccattactgtataatgtcccagcagtgtcacctctccagtcatcacagacccctccattactgtataatttcccagcattcccagcagtatcacctctccagtcatcaccagacccctccattactgtataatgtcccagcagtgtcacctctccagtcatcaccagacccctccattactgtataatgtcccagcattcccagcagtgtcacctctccagtcatcaccagacccctccattactgtataatgtcccagcagtgtcacctctccagtcatcaccagacccctccattactgtataatatcccagcagtgtcacctctccagtcatcaccagacccctccattactgtataatgtcccagcagtgtcacctctccagtcatcaccagacccctccattactgtataatgtcccagcagtgtcacctctccagtcatcaccagacccctccattactgtataatgtcccagcagtgtcacctctccagtcatcaccagacccctccattactgtataatgtcccagcagggtcacctctccagtcagcagctccatcatcttgttgatgagttctagaatcttctgttcatccatttcctcatgtatcagggagtgaggtgggggccccgggattgggctcagggttcttccccatccttcacacacaggggcccgacagcgcccactagaggacttcttcactactgtgtaatcctgtgtatggagagacacattaatatcactacatacattcccagaatccctcacgtCTCCaaacatatccatctgttattacatagataagaatgaggtcatgtgacatcactcccagaatccctcacctctccagtcatatccatctgttattacatagataagaatgaggtcatgtgacatcactcccagaatccctcacctctccagtcatatccatctgttattacatagataagaatgaggtcatgtgacatcactcccagaatccctcacctctccagtcatatcaatctgttattacatagataagaatgaggtcatgtgacatcactcccagaatccctcacttctccagtcatatccatctgttattacatggaTAAGAATGAGGTAAtgggacatcactcccagaatccctcacctctccagtcatatccatctgttattacatagataagaatgaggtcatgtgacatcactcccagaatccctcacctctccagtcatatccatctgttatcacatagataagaatgaggtcatgtgacatcactctcagaatccctcacctctccagtcatatccatctgttattacatagataagaatgaggtcatgtgacatcactcccagaatccctcacctctccagtcatatccatctgttattacatagataagaatgaggtcatgtgacatcactcccagaatccctcacctctgcagtcatatccatctgttattacatagataagaatgaggtcatgtgacatcactcccagaatccctcacctctccagtcatatccatctgttattacatagataggaatgaggtcatgtgacatcactcccagaatccctcacctctccagtcatatccatctgttattacatagataagaatgaggtcatgtgacatcactcccagaatccctcacctctccagtcatatccatctgttattacatagataagaatgaggtcatgtgacatcactcccagaatccctcacctctccagtcatatccatctgttattacatagataagaatgaggtcatgtgacatcactcccagaatccctcacctctccagtaagccggaagagtatctgtagggtgaggtttatgatcctgtcggccatcttgttcctgtctctctccatggttgatgggtcatccaggagaattctcttatatagaagatatcagcagaggatcctggattggagaaacctgaagggaagaagaggagacgatgataaaccgcaccagattctatggagaaataaaatccatttcctggagataatatggggaaacatctgaggagacattatagtcacaatCATGGAGGCTGTAAACCTAGTCAGGGGATCCATCATAGTCTGGGGCGGAGTCATGGGGGATGGGTAGAATATGGAGACAGGAATCCACCTTCCATGTTATCCAGGTAATACCAGAAGCCACGAGTGGTGAGAAGATGGAAATGGTGGACAAAGTGTCTGAGGATTCTTCATCATCCAGTAGATGTGACCTGTCATGGTCGGAGGTCAGGAGGTCACTGTCCTATGTCACACACCTTCTCTTACCATCCTATTTTAACTATAGTCAGTTATTCTGATGCCAACTAGGTGTTTACCCTGACCACTGGAGGGCGCCAAATATCATGACTCCAGACAATAAACAGTTACACATATAAGAGATTTGGTGACACCGCACTGGAATCACTGATAAAGGGATCATCCATCTGGGATATTTCCACACAGGATCGAGAACTTCTGCCTCCTACTAATCCCAAGGATTTCCTCACATCACCTTCTGTTATATACATACGTATACGCTTATTGTGAGCGGCTTTACCTCATCTCACCTTCTCTCATAGTGGACTGAGGACATCTAGACCTGATATTCCTTCATTGCATGTATCCCACTGcgaacaaaccattgtgcctcccctcaggggtgtaaagaccttcactcagagcaaacatggcggaaacattacaacaacgagacacaaacaaaccattgtgcctcccctcaggggtgtaaagaccttcactcagagcaaacatggcggaaacattacaacaacgagacacaaacaaaccattgtgcctcccctcaggggtgtaaagaccttcactcagagcaaacatggcggaaacattataacaacgagacacaaacaaaccattgtgcctcccctcaggggtgtaaagacttCTTTGACATGGTCACATGACACTTCTCTGTGCTTTTTGTACTTTAGTTCACATAAAGCGTTGGAGGGATCATAGTTGAATGGATTCGCGTCACACTGGGAATTATTGTCCCGGAATGTTACATAATTGTCCAGAATCCGGGCAGAAAGCCAATCTGGTCTCCAGGGTTGGGACAACACTATGTCGGGAGTTTGAATCCTGACGTGGATGTTGTCCCTCCAGGTGCCCACATTATAGACCCGTCTCATCTGGAACACGTTGTTTGTGGTAAAGGGGAATGAACAGAGGGGCCCCGAACAGAGAAGGCTGAGGGAGAAGCCTCTGAGGAGAGACCACATGTTACCGCTGTGCCTTGTGTGCGACCGTAAGGAAGGAGGTAGAAGCAGCCACCGGGACAACAGAGGCGGCCATCTTAGATTGCTGTATGGAAGAAATGGCTAATACCCAGAGAAGAAATTAACCGGATGACAGGATGGGCAGGGAGGTGACCTGCAGCCCTTCACCATAAAAACTCGCCTCCTTCCATAGatctgcattgagagggcgtgacagaacgaggggcatggctgtgacacaaCCCCCTGTGACACGAccactggggcagcagagtacccctttaatgggttaattattagcggtgagtcctggctgcgtATAGCTCCTAAGCTCTAAATCCCATATGGGACGCAGGGGGCGTAAATGTACTgcatgttcttaaccccttaaggaccaaggacgtatgagtacgtccttggtcccgctactgtgatataacgcggggtcccacggtgaccctgcatcatatcacggcgggcccggcgtcatagtgaagccaggacccgccgctaatagcgcgcggcactgatcggggtgctgcgcgctattaaccctttagccgtgtgctcaaagctgagccacgcggctaaaagtgaaagtaaaaagtgccggttagctcagtgggctgttcgggatagccgcggcgaaatcgcggcatcccgaacagcttacaggacagccggagggtccctacctgcctcctcgctgtccgatcaccgaatgactgctccgtgcctgagatccaggcatgagcagtcaagcggcagaattatcgatcactggtttcctatgagaaaccattgatcaatgtaaaagatcagtgtgtgcagtgttataggtccctatgggataataatgatcaatgtaaaagatcagtgtgtgcagtgttataggtacctgtaaaagatcagtgtgtgcagtgttataggtccctatgggataataatgatcaatgtaaaagatcagtgtgcgcagtgttataggtccctgtaaaagatcagtatgtgcagtgttataggtccctagtgttataggtccctaaagatcatttaacccctcccctattaaaagtttgaatcacccccccccctttcccataaaaaaaaaaaacacagtgtaaataaaaataaacatatgtggtatcgccgcgtgcggaaatgtccgaattataaaaaaaatatcattaattaaaccgcacggtcaatggcgtacgcgcaaaaaaattccaaagtccaaaatagtacatttttggtcactttttatatgatttaaaaatgaataaaaagcgatcaataagtcctatcaatgcaaaaatggtaccattaaaaacttcaaatcacggcgcaaaaaatgagccctcataccgccccatactcggaaaaataaaaaagttataggggtcagaagatgacaattttaaacgtattaattttcctgcatgtagttatgattttttccagaagtgcgacataatcacctatataagtaggggatcattctaaccgtatggacctacagaataatgataaggggtcatttttactgaaaaatgtactgtgtagaaacggaagcccccaaaagttacaaaacggcgtttttttttttcaattttatctcacaagccatcatatggatttttaggtgcaaaattgaaagagttatgattttttaaaggcaaggagcaaaaaacgaaagtgcaaaaacggaaaaaaccccggtccttaaggggttaaaggagttctgtagtaaaaaaaaataaccaacggataggggacaagttagaGATCGcaagggtctgactgctgggaccccctgcgatctcttgtacggggccccgacagtccacaggaagggggcgtgccaaccACTGCACGGAATGGCGGCCAAAACGCCCccaccatgtatcccatagaaatacatggagggggagcttCGGCAGCCGCTTCCTGTGGGGGTCGGATCGCGCGCTTGCTGCAAACTGACgtgaccccgtacaggagatcgcaggggatcccagcggttggacccccgcaatctataacttatcccctatcctttggatagaggatgttATTTGTCACTGCACTAGTCttttaagggttaataacatccccaataatcctgatctgatggtgaccgcacacacatacctgtatctgtagaggagctgTGTGCTtataggacctgcgatgatgtcaccgtcatgtgatcagtcacatggaggaggagtcacatgatcaggggctgctgctctgagagatctccacacacaacacaacagcagtgactgccccaccaggacctgctctgtatctgctacatgctggaggtgtaggacctgtgatgatgtcacaatcatgtgaccagtacatttgggggCAAAGTTTAGCAGTATAAATATGACTGTGGGTAAAGGACCTgtggggaggatcatgtgacagttGTGGGCGGGGTTGTGTAGTGCTGGATAGAAGAGATTgtagttgaaggacctgtgataatggtcatgtgacagcagagtcctgcatacactgagcagatgaacatagagcagcagcccctgatcatgtgactcctcctcctccatgtgactgatcaaatgacggtgacatcatcgcaggtcctgtaagcacacggctcctgtactgtctgcaggtggaggtatatacgggtgtggtgacatcaggagcgctgggggaggggacattactattaaccccttcaggtacacAAGGTTTTATGACTTAAGGAAGATCACAAGATCCAGAACTTTCTATGTAGTTGTCTCTTTCTCTGTTGTTGTTTCTATTAGCAGCCGCCATttctcatcgtctcctcttcttcccttcaggtttctccaatccagaatcctctgctgatatcttctatataagagaattctcctggatgacccatcaaccatggagagagacaggaacaagatggctgacaggatcataaacctcaccctacagatactttcccggcttactggagaggtgagggattctgggagtgatgtcacatgacctcattcttatctatgtaataacagatggatatgactggagaggtgagggattctgggagtgatgtcacatgacctcattcttatctatgtaataacagatggatatgactggagaggtgagggattctgggagtgatgtcacatgacctcattcttatctatgtaataacagatggatatgactggagaggtgaggggttctgggagtgatgtcacatgacctcattcttatctatgtaataacagatggatatgactggagaggtgagggattctgggagtgatgtcacatgacctcattcttatctatgtaataacagatggatatgactggagaggtgagggattctgggaatgtatgtagtgatattaatgtgtctctccatacacaggattacacagtagtgaagaagtcctctagtgggcgctgtcgggcccctatgtgtgaaggatggggaagaaccctgaggccAATccaggggcccccacctcactccctgatacatgaggaaatggatgaacagaagatcctagaactcatcaacaagatgatggagctgctgactggagaggtgaccctgctgggacattatacagtaatggaggggtctggtgatgactggagaggtgacactgctgggacattatacagtaatggaggggtctggtgatgactggagaggtgacactgctgggacattatacagtaatggaggggtctggtgatgactggagaggtgacactgctgggacattatatagtaatggagggatctggtgatgactggagaggtgaccctgctgggacattatacagtaatggaggggtctggtgatgactggagaggtgacactgctgggacattatacagtaatggaggggtctggtgatgactggagaggtgacactgctgggacattatacagtaatggaggggtctggtaatgactggagaggtgacactgctgggacattatacagtaatggaggggtctggtgatgactggagaggtgacactgctgggacattatacagtaatggaggagtctggtgatgactggagaggtgacactgctgggacattatacagtaatggaggggtctggtgatgactggagaggtgacactgctgggaatgctgggacattatacagtaatggagggatctggtgatgactggagaggtgacactgctgggacattatacagtaatggagggatctggtgatgactggagaggtgacactgctgggaatgctgggacattatacagtaatggaggggtctggtgatgactggagaggtgacactactgggacattatacagtaatggaggggtctggtgatgactggagaggtgacactgctgggacattatacagtaatggaggggtccggtgatgactggagaggtgacactgctgggacattatacagtaatggaggggtctggtgatgactggagaggtgacactgctgggacattatatagtaatggaggggtctggtgatgactggagaggtgaccctgctgggacattatacagtaatggaggggtctggtgatgactggagaggtgacactgctgggacattatacagtaatggaggggtctggtgatgactggagaggtgacactgctgggacattatacagtaatggaggggtctggtgatgactggagaggtgacactgctgggacattatatagtaatggagggatctggtgatgactggagaggtgaccctgctgggacattatacagtaatggaggggtctggtgatgactggagaggtgacactgctgggacattatacagtaatggaggggtctggtgatgactggagaggtgacactgctgggacattatacagtaatggaggggtctggtaatgactggagaggtgacactgctgggacattatacagtaatggaggggtctggtgatgactggagaggtgacactgctgggacattatacagtaatggaggagtctggtgatgactggagaggtgacactgctgggacattatacagtaatggaggggtctggtgatgactggagaggtgacactgctgggaatgctgggacattatacagtaatggagggatctggtgatgactggagaggtgacactgctgggacattatacagtaatggagggatctggtgatgactggagaggtgacactgctgggaatgctgggacattatacagtaatggaggggtctggtgatgactggagaggtgacactactgggacattatacagtaatggaggggtctggtgatgactggagaggtgacactgctgggacattatacagtaatggaggggtccggtgatgactggagaggtgacactgctgggacattatacagtaatggaggggtctggtgatgactggagaggtgacactgctgggacattatatagtaatggaggggtctggtgatgactggagaggtgaccctgctgggacattatacagtaatggaggggtctggtgatgactggagaggtgacactgctgggacattatacagtaatggaggggtctggtgatgactggagaggtgacactgctgagacattatacagtaatggaggggtctggtgatgactggagagg contains:
- the LOC130298163 gene encoding gastrula zinc finger protein XlCGF66.1-like, yielding MERDRNKMADRIINLTLQILFRLTGEDYTVVKKSSSGRCRAPVCEGWGRTLSPIPGPPPHSLIHEEMDEQKILELINKMMELLTGEVPIRCQDVAVYFSMEEWEYVEGHKDQYKDQVMMEDQQPLTSPVRSSKRTAPERCPRHLLPQDDQVDGDIPYDL